TACTGTTATCCTATATTATAAATATAATTAACTAATTATACTAAAACAAATAATAATCTTTATTTAAAAATAAAAAATCTAAATAACACAATAATATTTACTAAATAAAACTATAACGTAATCATTAATTAATATTTGTATAAAATAAATTACTTATAAAATTAAACAAAAAATTAATTTAATTAAAAATTAACTAAAGAATCAATTAGAATCAATAATTATTATTGTACAATATATCTAACAATAAAAACGCCTAATTTATAAAATAATTGAAATATTAATTAATAATAAAATATTTTTTCTATAAACACTAAATACACACGCTTTAAAAAACTCAAATTTCATGTAAATTAAGAAAATGACAGTGATAAAAAATTTATCATTAGATAAATCTAAATTAAATTTAGATTTAATAATTTATATACATATAATAAATATGTGTTTTAATTTAATAAATTAAAGTATATAATTATACATATAATAATACTATATATTTACTATTTAATAGCTATAAATCTTTATAAAAAGATACATAAAAAATTTAAAATAAAATATTTTTTATAAAAACGCTTTCAAAAACATATCTTCAAAAGAAGATAATTATTTATTAAAATATATAAGGAAAAACAATTGGAATCGCCTTTAGGTACTGATTTAGCGCGCCTTGTAAGGATGTGGAGAACTTTGATAGATCATCGTTTAAAACCATTAAAACTTACGCAAACACATTGGGTTACACTACATAATATTTACCAATTACCTCCGGAACAATCTCAAATTCAACTTGCAAAAGCTATAGGAATAGAACAACCGTCTTTAGTAAGAACATTAGATCAGCTTGAAGAAAAATCGTTAATAGTTAGACATATCTGTGTTAACGATAGACGAGCCAAAAGAATAAGATTAACTGAAACAGCTAAACCTGTAATACACGCAGTAAACCAAGTTATACTTGCTACAAAAAACGAAATTTTTCACAACTTCAGCTATGAAGAAATAACACTACTAAATAACATACTTTCTAAGTTAGAAAAAAACATCATAAATATTTACAATAAAAAATAAAAAAAATTGATAAATATCATCGCAATAATATCCAATAAAAATATATAAACATATTAATTAAATTAAACACAACTATACTAATGAAATATTTTATCCAATAATAATCATTGCTATTTATAAGTTATAAATAAATTTATTTTTATTGAATATACTTATTAAATTTTAAATAT
This sequence is a window from Candidatus Blochmannia ocreatus. Protein-coding genes within it:
- the slyA gene encoding transcriptional regulator SlyA; translated protein: MESPLGTDLARLVRMWRTLIDHRLKPLKLTQTHWVTLHNIYQLPPEQSQIQLAKAIGIEQPSLVRTLDQLEEKSLIVRHICVNDRRAKRIRLTETAKPVIHAVNQVILATKNEIFHNFSYEEITLLNNILSKLEKNIINIYNKK